Proteins from a single region of Aureibacter tunicatorum:
- a CDS encoding cytochrome-c peroxidase produces the protein MSAYSKLKGLFRVLFLTLIISCEPKQSTDLLDKKALNELEHSYAQNLTHAIDYLDTILVSENSKHKYFYHKSRDSFKKAELVLAFTDPDNYSALNQANFLKVEEEDATNIKYLKPFGYQVLEEMIYADAFDQKELFKIITYTKQRLKLIKANLHIQIKDYHLLWMIREQIFRIALTSITGFDSPASGKSLEESIFCYDYISQVLDIYAFKFSDKQLLQEWKNEINETKTTLSQTDFEAFDRYDFLKNRVRRQINLWNKTVSDWQVNFPFERAIANNAQSLFSKSTFNTSHFIDFDKQLSHNAEKSRLGKKLFHDKRLSLSQKMSCATCHDENLAFTDGLTKFPKQKRNTPTLLYSSLQKSFFYDGRAKGLEGQILGVVENENEFHSSSEQIAKTVKSIAAYRSDFDSLYAGKINSLNIRNAIASYIRDLNKFTSKFDKNMRNEEQSMNENEINGFNLFMGKAQCGTCHFAPVFNGTLPPTFMHSELESLGVPDNASNDSPVSNDLGRYDIFQTPERKHFFKTPTLRNINKTAPYMHNGVFETLEEVMDFYNAGGGNGRGFNLAHQTLPSDSLHLSPSEIQDIISFMLTLDDINI, from the coding sequence ATGTCAGCATATTCAAAATTAAAAGGACTTTTTAGAGTCCTTTTTTTAACTCTTATTATTTCTTGCGAACCCAAGCAAAGCACTGACTTGTTGGATAAAAAAGCGCTAAATGAATTAGAGCATTCATATGCTCAAAACTTAACACATGCGATTGACTATTTAGACACCATTCTTGTCTCTGAAAATAGTAAACACAAATACTTCTATCACAAATCAAGAGATTCATTCAAAAAAGCGGAGCTGGTATTAGCCTTCACTGATCCGGATAATTACAGTGCTCTCAACCAAGCCAATTTTTTGAAAGTTGAAGAAGAAGACGCTACGAATATCAAATACTTGAAACCATTTGGATATCAAGTATTAGAGGAAATGATCTATGCTGATGCTTTTGACCAGAAAGAGCTTTTCAAAATTATCACTTACACAAAACAACGTCTAAAGCTTATAAAAGCCAACCTCCACATCCAAATAAAAGACTATCATTTGCTTTGGATGATTCGAGAACAAATCTTTCGAATAGCATTGACAAGCATTACAGGTTTTGATAGTCCTGCTAGTGGCAAATCGCTTGAAGAATCCATTTTTTGCTATGATTACATCTCTCAGGTTTTAGATATCTATGCCTTTAAATTCTCGGATAAACAACTCTTGCAGGAATGGAAAAATGAAATCAACGAAACAAAAACAACTCTGAGCCAAACCGACTTTGAAGCTTTCGACCGATATGACTTTCTAAAAAACAGAGTGCGAAGACAGATTAATCTATGGAATAAAACCGTTAGTGATTGGCAAGTAAACTTTCCTTTTGAAAGAGCCATTGCCAATAATGCGCAAAGCCTATTTTCAAAATCGACATTCAATACTAGCCACTTTATAGATTTTGACAAACAACTTTCTCATAACGCAGAAAAATCCAGATTAGGAAAAAAGCTATTCCATGACAAAAGACTTTCTTTATCCCAAAAAATGAGTTGCGCTACATGCCATGACGAGAATTTAGCATTCACCGATGGCTTGACAAAATTTCCCAAGCAAAAAAGGAACACGCCTACCCTGCTTTACTCTTCCTTGCAAAAATCTTTTTTTTATGACGGAAGAGCGAAAGGATTGGAAGGACAGATTTTAGGAGTTGTCGAAAACGAAAATGAATTTCATTCCTCATCCGAACAAATAGCCAAAACGGTAAAGTCCATCGCTGCCTATCGAAGCGATTTCGACTCTTTGTATGCTGGCAAGATTAATTCTTTGAACATAAGAAATGCGATCGCTTCCTATATCAGAGATCTAAACAAATTCACTTCAAAATTTGACAAGAATATGAGAAATGAGGAGCAGAGCATGAACGAAAACGAAATCAATGGATTCAATCTATTCATGGGCAAAGCGCAATGCGGAACATGCCATTTCGCTCCCGTATTCAATGGAACCCTTCCTCCTACTTTCATGCATTCCGAACTTGAATCTTTGGGAGTTCCCGACAATGCAAGCAATGACTCGCCTGTAAGCAACGATTTGGGCAGATATGATATATTCCAAACCCCCGAAAGAAAGCACTTTTTCAAAACGCCAACGCTTAGGAATATCAATAAAACGGCTCCATATATGCACAATGGCGTATTTGAGACATTGGAAGAAGTCATGGATTTCTATAATGCAGGCGGAGGAAATGGCAGAGGCTTTAACCTAGCCCATCAAACCTTGCCATCAGACTCCCTTCATCTGTCCCCGTCGGAAATTCAGGATATCATTTCATTTATGCTGACATTGGATGATATTAACATTTGA
- a CDS encoding phosphatase: MKRIILSVIAVAFLGCKQESTQSKNHIKLEAHSKTPNFLKVSEDFPNLKVYPILSSEDKLSETPEFVYGSAADGAALLANKDGSFSLINNMEGDYSIARIKLDSTLKPVGGEYIVNSVGTARTAQCSGSIITPEDHGFGPLYLSGGEAGKSSRGVFATDPYKDASKASSATLLTSLGQWAVENAVALNKNAFPEKTVILIGDDHADNETPSGQLAMYIGDRGDLENGKLYGLKVNDPQVQFEVDMKKGNEYPIEFVELDERQFDLLDQESKIKGVMGFSRVEDIDWRRGNAENNREVYFCVTGRKHPALEGKGSKFGRVYKLNLNENDPTKGSISCVLDGDIKGSPEASFHSPDNIAVTQDYIYIQEDPNGYFDQEDKKHFARMYQYNLQTKAFKTVLECDQKSAEANGYGTSDKIWELTGVVDISDIINKEGTFMIISQNHGWENESFTDPKATDSPSNSEGSILYVVEGLER; this comes from the coding sequence ATGAAAAGGATAATACTTTCTGTTATCGCAGTTGCTTTCCTTGGTTGCAAGCAAGAATCCACGCAATCTAAAAATCACATCAAACTTGAGGCGCATTCCAAAACGCCAAATTTTTTAAAAGTGAGCGAAGACTTTCCCAACCTGAAAGTCTACCCTATTCTATCCAGTGAAGACAAACTCTCTGAAACCCCTGAATTTGTATATGGATCAGCTGCCGACGGGGCAGCCCTTTTGGCCAATAAAGACGGAAGCTTCTCGCTTATCAATAATATGGAAGGTGATTATTCTATCGCCCGCATTAAACTTGATTCAACCTTGAAGCCTGTGGGAGGAGAATATATTGTCAATTCGGTTGGAACAGCCAGAACCGCACAATGCTCAGGAAGTATTATCACGCCTGAAGATCATGGTTTTGGTCCACTGTATCTTTCGGGGGGAGAAGCTGGCAAGTCTTCCAGAGGCGTATTCGCTACAGATCCTTACAAGGATGCCTCCAAAGCAAGCTCAGCGACTCTTCTGACAAGCCTTGGACAATGGGCTGTCGAAAATGCCGTAGCTTTAAATAAAAACGCATTTCCGGAAAAGACAGTTATTCTCATCGGAGATGACCACGCTGACAATGAAACTCCTTCAGGCCAACTAGCCATGTATATTGGAGATAGAGGGGATCTAGAGAATGGCAAGCTTTACGGTCTTAAAGTCAATGATCCGCAAGTTCAATTCGAAGTGGATATGAAAAAAGGCAATGAGTATCCAATTGAATTCGTGGAACTGGATGAAAGACAATTCGACCTGCTCGATCAGGAATCCAAAATCAAAGGAGTCATGGGCTTTTCTCGCGTAGAAGATATTGATTGGAGAAGAGGAAACGCTGAAAATAATAGAGAAGTATATTTTTGCGTTACAGGCAGAAAACACCCTGCGCTGGAAGGAAAAGGAAGCAAATTCGGCAGAGTTTACAAGCTAAATCTTAATGAGAATGATCCTACTAAAGGCTCTATTAGCTGTGTATTGGATGGCGATATCAAAGGCAGTCCTGAAGCTTCATTTCACAGTCCGGACAATATCGCTGTGACACAAGACTATATTTACATACAGGAAGATCCAAATGGCTATTTTGATCAAGAGGATAAGAAGCATTTTGCAAGAATGTATCAATACAACCTGCAAACCAAAGCTTTCAAAACAGTATTGGAATGCGATCAAAAGTCCGCCGAAGCAAATGGTTATGGCACATCTGATAAAATCTGGGAATTGACAGGTGTCGTTGATATATCGGATATTATCAACAAGGAAGGCACATTTATGATCATCAGCCAAAACCATGGCTGGGAGAATGAAAGCTTTACTGATCCCAAAGCTACAGATAGCCCAAGCAATAGCGAAGGCAGTATTTTGTATGTTGTTGAAGGATTAGAAAGGTAA
- a CDS encoding GTP-binding protein, whose protein sequence is MEAIITIVGFLGAGKTTLLKHLTNNYINKGWDPFIILNDYENANLDVQQFTEKIDIQSVKALSGSCICCSGINELREFVNRVPERENGITLIEANGTSDACSLMGFLGVGLDKRFLPPIQISVVDVKNWQKRGMHNELEANQIQVSSMIVLTRTESTTLERRSSVIEHLKKLNPTAQVIDMSKIDATLLPQLSPSNNTAEKLDHLKAHWASCSVDLPDLPDLDCIYEICNAIPKSILRVKGCTHINSEKQFTFFERTPDGEIFIRPNSGVPTTGPKLLTVGPGSEHALLEKAIQDSLANAKNRTK, encoded by the coding sequence ATGGAAGCAATAATCACCATTGTTGGTTTTTTAGGCGCGGGAAAGACCACATTGCTCAAGCATTTAACAAACAATTATATCAACAAAGGATGGGATCCTTTTATCATTTTGAATGACTATGAAAATGCGAACCTTGACGTCCAGCAATTCACCGAAAAGATAGACATTCAATCTGTCAAAGCACTAAGCGGTAGTTGCATATGTTGCAGCGGCATAAATGAACTAAGGGAATTCGTCAATAGAGTTCCCGAAAGAGAAAATGGAATAACTCTTATCGAAGCAAACGGAACCTCGGACGCATGCTCTCTGATGGGTTTTCTTGGCGTCGGATTAGACAAGCGTTTTCTTCCTCCTATTCAAATATCAGTAGTGGATGTCAAAAACTGGCAAAAACGAGGAATGCACAATGAACTTGAAGCCAATCAGATTCAAGTATCCTCAATGATTGTATTGACGCGTACAGAATCAACAACTTTGGAAAGACGTTCATCTGTAATTGAACACTTGAAAAAGCTCAACCCAACGGCTCAGGTGATTGATATGAGCAAAATCGATGCGACTTTGCTCCCTCAATTGTCTCCTTCAAATAATACCGCTGAAAAACTCGACCACCTCAAAGCTCATTGGGCTTCGTGTTCTGTGGATCTGCCTGATTTGCCTGACCTGGATTGCATTTATGAGATTTGCAACGCCATTCCCAAAAGCATCCTTAGAGTCAAAGGTTGCACGCATATAAACAGCGAAAAACAGTTCACATTCTTTGAAAGAACACCGGATGGAGAAATATTCATTAGACCTAACAGCGGTGTTCCGACGACAGGTCCAAAACTCTTAACCGTAGGTCCCGGCAGTGAACATGCATTATTAGAAAAAGCTATACAAGACAGCTTGGCAAACGCCAAAAATCGAACAAAATAG
- a CDS encoding histidine decarboxylase, whose translation MEEFDYQEKLTQAEIRLTEFLAEQIRNSATYFGYPEIPQNNDLSILGISGLAKLHLNNAGDPSVHGNAKMHTKEFEKEVLDFVAKLYDLESYWGYITSGGTEGNLYGLYMGREYFTQKNKKPFFLFSSSSHYSIPKNAHLLNVDAFQVNCDGSGEMNYKNLTEKIKSINTKHKEYGLIINLNIGTTMTGAMDELSEIHNVLDELHIPKEDVYIHADAALMGFIYPFLSSKEDLFANGVSSIAISGHKFPGTIHPCGVLLANKSMHDATFQDANWIPYLEANDTTISGSRNGFLALNFWYIIQKKGVNGFKEEAMTCIENAQYLYNSLNEMNYPDVAYNADQLIVTFEKPCDEIVQKYQLATQGNKAHIVVMQHISKHKIDQFCTLLKSTSQNLELVKG comes from the coding sequence ATGGAAGAATTCGATTATCAAGAGAAACTCACTCAAGCGGAAATAAGATTAACTGAATTTTTAGCTGAGCAGATAAGAAACTCTGCGACCTATTTTGGGTACCCTGAAATACCTCAAAACAACGACTTGTCCATACTTGGAATTAGCGGTCTGGCAAAGTTGCACCTGAATAATGCAGGAGATCCTTCTGTGCATGGCAATGCCAAGATGCACACCAAAGAATTCGAAAAAGAAGTATTGGATTTCGTAGCCAAATTATATGACTTGGAATCCTATTGGGGCTATATTACAAGTGGCGGGACAGAAGGCAATTTATATGGTCTATATATGGGCCGAGAATATTTCACACAAAAGAATAAGAAGCCCTTTTTCCTTTTTTCTTCATCCAGTCATTACTCCATTCCTAAAAACGCTCACCTGCTCAACGTAGACGCTTTTCAAGTAAACTGCGACGGATCCGGCGAAATGAACTATAAAAACTTAACTGAGAAAATAAAATCAATAAATACAAAGCATAAAGAATACGGCTTAATCATCAATCTAAATATCGGCACTACTATGACTGGCGCCATGGATGAACTTAGCGAAATCCATAATGTGCTTGATGAGCTACATATTCCAAAAGAAGACGTTTACATTCATGCTGATGCGGCGCTTATGGGCTTCATTTACCCATTCTTGAGTTCCAAAGAAGATTTATTCGCAAATGGAGTTAGCAGCATAGCTATTTCAGGTCATAAATTCCCTGGCACGATACATCCTTGCGGAGTTTTACTTGCCAATAAATCCATGCACGACGCTACATTCCAAGACGCTAATTGGATACCTTATTTGGAAGCGAACGACACAACAATTAGCGGTTCAAGAAATGGTTTTTTAGCATTGAATTTCTGGTATATCATTCAGAAAAAGGGTGTCAATGGATTTAAAGAAGAAGCAATGACCTGCATTGAAAACGCCCAATACCTTTACAATAGCCTGAACGAAATGAACTACCCTGATGTCGCTTATAATGCTGATCAATTAATCGTTACTTTTGAAAAACCTTGCGATGAGATTGTGCAAAAATACCAACTGGCGACTCAAGGCAACAAGGCGCATATTGTCGTAATGCAGCATATCAGCAAACACAAGATTGACCAATTTTGCACACTGCTAAAATCAACGAGTCAAAACCTTGAACTTGTGAAAGGCTAG